The following coding sequences are from one Diospyros lotus cultivar Yz01 chromosome 7, ASM1463336v1, whole genome shotgun sequence window:
- the LOC127806661 gene encoding uncharacterized protein LOC127806661 has protein sequence MYVTRLLSRCLRSPEYLSLPPEGPNSGYLVLQDEESETTTCFGLCKKRSLSDLPFPQNKDLTIRYSSGSGDNSQVSHYDIALIPVLNQPLSSNRYYAMKPHGSHKGEAYACSTENNMSTCCFCKCIKDVKPRPLDPNDIYQQFDIGPYEGACNARGLFTATSIAPDGFPPYFMRRKGWEIYTGTPKNYKLGEALGVDNGLRSRLPDFNFPPHYKTSGAIVVGKWYCPFMFIRDGNLKDQMKRSMFYEMTLEQRWEQIFACENDSSRGNAVTVDATVQIETAFIEGKEATRDESNEANGVVWFQSFGAGGETSIGLSSLIVYRMRWEQQRAGWTSSGTGLVRVSRTEEFAGSGGWKKYGCYLLVERFVLKRMDGSLSLACDFKHTHVVRSKWE, from the exons ATGTATGTGACCAGGCTTCTTTCCCGCTGCCTAAGATCTCCCGAGTATCTTTCTTTGCCACCAGAAGGCCCGAATTCGGGCTACCTAGTGCTACAAGATGAAGAATCCGAGACTACTACATGTTTCGGGTTGTGCAAGAAACGATCTCTGTCAGATCTGCCTTTCCCTCAGAACAAGGACCTAACTATTCGATACTCATCCGGGTCTGGAGATAACAGTCAGGTTTCTCATTACGACATCGCGCTTATTCCTGTTCTTAATCAGCCATTGTCTTCCAACCGATACTATGCAATGAAGCCACATGGATCACACAAGGG GGAAGCATATGCTTGTTCGACGGAGAACAATATGAGTACCTGTTGCTTCTGTAAATGCATTAAAGATGTAAAACCAAGGCCACTTGATCCTAATGACATATACCAACAATTTGATATTGGTCCTTACGAAGGAGCATGCAATGCTCGCGGCTTGTTTACTGCCACATCGATAGCACCAGATGGATTCCCTCCATACTTCATGCGAAGAAAAGGGTGGGAAATTTACACCGGAACCCCTAAAAACTACAAACTAGGTGAAGCACTGGGCGTTGACAATGGCCTTCGAAGCAGACTTCCAGATTTCAATTTCCCACCACACTATAAAACTTCAGGAGCAATTGTTGTGGGTAAATGGTACTGTCCTTTCATGTTTATCAGAGATGGGAACTTGAAAGATCAGATGAAGAGATCAATGTTTTACGAGATGACACTCGAGCAACGATGGGAGCAGATATTTGCCTGTGAAAACGATTCTAGCCGGGGCAATGCAGTGACTGTGGATGCTACGGTGCAAATAGAAACGGCCTTTATAGAGGGCAAGGAAGCGACACGGGATGAAAGTAATGAGGCCAATGGGGTGGTCTGGTTCCAGAGCTTTGGTGCCGGAGGAGAAACAAGTATTGGGTTGAGTTCACTGATCGTTTACAGAATGAGATGGGAGCAACAGAGAGCTGGGTGGACTAGCAGCGGAACAGGGTTGGTGAGAGTGAGTAGAACAGAGGAATTTGCAGGGTCTGGTGGGTGGAAGAAGTATGGTTGCTATTTGTTGGTTGAGAGGTTTGTGTTGAAGAGAATGGATGGAAGTTTGTCACTGGCCTGTGATTTCAAGCATACCCACGTGGTTAGGAGCAAATGGGAATGA